The region AATTTACCAACCTGGCGGATGGGTTGAGTTTTCTGCGGGTCATGTTTGGAGTGGAAGGCAACGGGTTTATTGATAACCAAGCAATTGGGCAGCTAAAAACCTATGCCGTTTTATATATTGTTTGTATCATCGCCGCTTCATCTTGGCCGAACAAATTGGCATTATCATTTAAAAGGGTGCATGGCAATATTTACAGAGTAGCAGTAAACGTGTACTATTGTGTACTATTGTTTTTTTCAACTGCATATATGGTTGGTGCAACCTACAACCCATTTATATATTTTAGATTTTAACCTGGGGGATTGATATGCGGATAAATGATAATAGGAACTTTGCTATGATACAGAATATCGTGGGTCTGTTACCCATTTTATTTATACTTACTATGTTTGTATTGCATCTTGCCCTACCGGATAAAACTTTTTCGCAACAGGAGCGACGTTACTTAGCACAACGGCCTGTTTTTCGGATTGAAGAAGTATTAAATGGCAGTTATGCGACTAAGGTTGAATCATACTTTTCAGATCAGTTCCCCTTTCGAAACTTTTGGGTTGATATTCAGGAAGGCACCGATCAAGAGACAATGCCTTGATGCCTTGTTTTGCAGGGTACTTTTATTTTATTACAAACACATGCATTGATTTAGCTATGCACATGGTGGCCGAGAACAAATTAGGTATTCCACATTTGGCCAAGAAATTAAAAGCAATGGTTGGTTTTCGCAACATTGCTGTTCATGACTACCAGAAACTTAATCTAGACATTATCCAGAAAATAATTAAAGATCATTTGGTAGATTTTAAAAAATTTGCCACAGCAATGTTACGTCAGGTTTAAATGGTTGAACTGTGCCTTAATCAGCACAGTTCAACCATTATAAACTTATTTAACCACCTCAAAAACCTCATCCATGCTTTTTTCTCCCGATTGAACCCTTCTATTGGTGTGTAATCAATACCCAACATGGTCTATAAGCAGATTGTTCACAGTGTTTTGCTGAATTTGGCAAATAAACATAATAACAACCCTACCAAGTTATGGATGATGGTTGCATCTGACAAATTTAAATTTGAGTGGTACGATATATTAGACAACGGTGGTACCGTTGAGTTTAACCAAGGAAATGTACGCAGAAATTTTAAAGTGGCTAAAAAAGGTGATTTAGTACTATGTTACCGTGGTGGCACAGGTGAAAAAGGCTTTGTTGGCTTAGCAGAAATTAAATCTGAGTACAATGAAAAGAAAGATGTAATTTTAGTTAAGGGCCTGCGCAAATTTAAAAAAGTAATTCCTTATGATACCATCAAAAACATTTATTTGCTGATGTTCAATAACTTCATCAAAACCTGCTTCTTTAATAATTTCCGGGAGTAATCCTTTTACATTGTCAGAAGTATTGGCAAAACCATCAAAGAATTGGATGGGTAAAAACATTCCCCGCATAAAGATATTGCTTGCTTTACCAAAGTCGGCGATATGCAGTTCTCCACCAACCTTTAATATCCTATATATTTCTTCTAACGCCTTTACCTTTTGGCTTCTAGTCAAATGATGAAACACAAGGCTGGATAATACTTTGTCGAACATTTCATTATTATAGGGCAGGGTAATACCATCATAGGTATTTAAAAATATTTCATAGTCACTATTTTTCACTTTGTTTTGAGCAATTTCAAGTATTTTGGGGTCAATGTCCACGCCGTAAGTGATAGCCTGTGGAACTTCTTTTTTTGTCATTATCGTTAACGTACCGGTACCGCAGCCAAAATCAAGAATAGTATCAGTATCTTTAATATCAGCTTGGAGTAATAAAGCTTGCTTAAGTTTTTTTCCGACTTTGTAAGCTTCATTAGAGGGTCAAATAAACGGGTAAGCCAGTCAAATTTCAATGCTGGGATAAATCCTGCATTTTTTTTCATATTTAAATCTCCTCGTAAAATATATCATACCTATCAACAAGGTTTCCTAAAGCCTCAGATATTATGTTGGTAAGGATAAAAGTAATAGATCAAAAATAATTGAAGGTGAGAATGAGGCTCTTATTCGACACGGCATCGCAGCTGAAGCGGTAATGCGCTATTTTGCTGCAGAAGCGGGAGAAGATGCAGAATATTGAGGTGCCGTTGGCCTTTTGCATGATGTAGACTATGAAATGTATCCAGATGTCACTGCAAAAAAGCGCCTGAATTATTAAAGGCGGCAGGTTATGACGATGCATTTATATATTCAGTCATTAGCCATGGACACGGCTTGGTAGTAGATGCAGAACCAAAACTGTACATGGAAAAGTTCTTTATACAATAGATGAGGATTATAACTCTTAATTCAAAAAGGTTGAACTGTGCATTAATGAGCACAGTTCAACTATCACACTTCTCTTGCTTGTTTAACTTGCTACACTAACCTTCACTTCTTTAATAGGCGCTGCTTGCTTCTTCCAGAATAAAGTTAAAATAACCCCTAAAGCTAATACTACAGTTGCAAAATAGTAAGGATAATTAATATCTATATCAAATAATATCCCCCCAACAATTGGTCCGCTAATGTTCGCTAAACTTGTAAACATAGAATTCATTCCACCAACAAAACCTTGTTCATTCTTAGCGATATTCGAAAGATAAGTAGTAACAGCTGGTCGGAATAAATCGAAACCTACAAAAACCACAAAAGTAACCAGTAAAATAGAGAAATATGAATGAACAACGGTCATTAGAAAGACAAGTATTGCCGATAAAAATAAGCTGTACCGAATCAGTTTAATTTCACCCCAAATTTTGGTTAACCTATCAAAAAGTATAACTTGTGCAACTGCACCAACAATTGCACCACCTGTAATAACAATTGCTATATCCGCTGGTGTAAATTTAAATTTGTGGTCCACAAATAAACTAAAGAACGATTCAAAAGCGGCCAAACCAAAGGAGGCAATAAAGATTAAAATAAAGGCAACAAAATATTTGGGTTCAATAACACGTCTGAAACCATTCTTGCCTTCTGCGGATTGTTCAATCTCTTCTATTGCACGATCTGGCTCAGATATATAAATAATAGTTAGTATTGCAGCTATTGTGCCAAGTGCACCTGCAAAGAAGAATGGTGTACGTGTGCCAAATTCCGCTAAAAACCCACCGATACCTGGGCCAATAATAAATCCTGTACTAATTGCAGCTGACATATAACCCAGTGCTTTAGGGCGAGTTTCTAAGGTTGTAACATCTGCAATAAAAGCAGTAACTCCCGGCATAATAAAGGCAGCACTTACTCCCCCTAAAATACGAGAAATAAATAATACTTCGATTTCTTTGCCAAGTCCAAATAATAATTCTGATAGACCAAAAATAAATAAACCAAGTACAATCATAATCTTTCTACCCAATCTATCCACAGCCTTCCCGGCAAATGGCGAAACAACCAATTGCGCAATGGCAAAGGCAGCTGTTAGATAACCAACTGTCTTTCCGTTTATTCCTAATTCATTCATCAGCG is a window of Peptococcaceae bacterium 1198_IL3148 DNA encoding:
- a CDS encoding DHHW family protein; its protein translation is MRINDNRNFAMIQNIVGLLPILFILTMFVLHLALPDKTFSQQERRYLAQRPVFRIEEVLNGSYATKVESYFSDQFPFRNFWVDIQEGTDQETMP
- a CDS encoding DUF86 domain-containing protein, whose protein sequence is MPCFAGYFYFITNTCIDLAMHMVAENKLGIPHLAKKLKAMVGFRNIAVHDYQKLNLDIIQKIIKDHLVDFKKFATAMLRQV
- a CDS encoding class I SAM-dependent methyltransferase, which translates into the protein MKDTDTILDFGCGTGTLTIMTKKEVPQAITYGVDIDPKILEIAQNKVKNSDYEIFLNTYDGITLPYNNEMFDKVLSSLVFHHLTRSQKVKALEEIYRILKVGGELHIADFGKASNIFMRGMFLPIQFFDGFANTSDNVKGLLPEIIKEAGFDEVIEHQQINVFDGIIRNYFFKFAQALN
- the norA gene encoding multidrug efflux MFS transporter NorA, with the protein product MKTNKITLRLLLLNLFIAFLGIALVIPVLPTLMNELGINGKTVGYLTAAFAIAQLVVSPFAGKAVDRLGRKIMIVLGLFIFGLSELLFGLGKEIEVLFISRILGGVSAAFIMPGVTAFIADVTTLETRPKALGYMSAAISTGFIIGPGIGGFLAEFGTRTPFFFAGALGTIAAILTIIYISEPDRAIEEIEQSAEGKNGFRRVIEPKYFVAFILIFIASFGLAAFESFFSLFVDHKFKFTPADIAIVITGGAIVGAVAQVILFDRLTKIWGEIKLIRYSLFLSAILVFLMTVVHSYFSILLVTFVVFVGFDLFRPAVTTYLSNIAKNEQGFVGGMNSMFTSLANISGPIVGGILFDIDINYPYYFATVVLALGVILTLFWKKQAAPIKEVKVSVAS